In the Hermetia illucens chromosome 1, iHerIll2.2.curated.20191125, whole genome shotgun sequence genome, aaccaagaataattttttataaaacgaATTGAACAGTAACGGTTTCATATGTACCTGAACCAATAAAATATGGAATCGGTCCAATTCCAATTTGGAAGAACAGAATATACAGCAATATACATGCTATGCAGGCCATAGGCAGCCAGGAAGCTGCATCAATGTAGTAAGTTACGATCGTTAGGGAGAATAAGGCGATTGTACTTGCCAAGGTTGAAGTCATCATCACTGGTCTTCGGTTGATTTTCGTCATAATTAAAGGACTGAAGGAAGCTGCTAATAAATTTAGACACCCTGCTCCTAAGTTAGCCCATTCAGCATCGTCTTTTTTCAGCCCAGCTTCTTGGAAGATTGTAACCGAATAGAAGAAGACCTACACCATAAAGGCTTGATATAGAATTGTTTTATTCGAAATGAAGTAAGTATTCTTACCGCGTTAATTCCTGACAGTTGTTGTCCTCCTTGGAAGGTACAAACAATTATTATTGGCAATAGCAATGAATGATCAGTGAGTACCGACCATAAGCTTCTTGACATGCTTTTCTCCTTTCGGTCGTTCTCCATCTCCTTCAACTCTAGCTCTACTGTTTCTGGATCGGTACCTCTCAGCTTCATAAGTACACTCTCCGCCAGATTATAATTTCCCTTTATTAAGTACAAATACTTTGGACTTTCAGGGAACCATTTACATGGCAAATAACAAATAACAATTAAAATAGCGTAGGCACTTAAAGCGTGATGCCAGGAATCTTCTGTTCCAAATGTGTACCTAAGACTCAAAACTTGCCCAACGAGGACACCAGCTGTTATTCCCATACAACAAAACACCCCCACGGTACCACGTAAAGCCAGTGGAGCAAGCTCAGTGTGATAAATGGGGAGAGAGGCTGTGACCAAACCAGATCCCAGTCCAACAATTATCCTTCCGATCATCAACATTTCTACAGATT is a window encoding:
- the LOC119651943 gene encoding solute carrier family 2, facilitated glucose transporter member 3-like, with translation MTIEQKSGRFGLPLLTVVLLTTIGATIPVGYHIGVINSPANFIQDWCNETIYNTYGTYLSSSDMNILWSAVVSIFVIGGAIGSLGGSWMSDILGRKGCFILSGALLIIGAVLFQFCRLAESVEMLMIGRIIVGLGSGLVTASLPIYHTELAPLALRGTVGVFCCMGITAGVLVGQVLSLRYTFGTEDSWHHALSAYAILIVICYLPCKWFPESPKYLYLIKGNYNLAESVLMKLRGTDPETVELELKEMENDRKEKSMSRSLWSVLTDHSLLLPIIIVCTFQGGQQLSGINAVFFYSVTIFQEAGLKKDDAEWANLGAGCLNLLAASFSPLIMTKINRRPVMMTSTLASTIALFSLTIVTYYIDAASWLPMACIACILLYILFFQIGIGPIPYFIGSEIANTESRPAVMALGSLASWSCNFAVAMLFPTLQAAWGAFVFLPFFIDCVVLFLITKFYLPETRGRDSSEIAPLISKGFHSKPIS